A genomic region of candidate division TA06 bacterium contains the following coding sequences:
- the mutS gene encoding DNA mismatch repair protein MutS yields MSKLTPLLEQYHRIKGDHKDTILLFRMGDFYETFYEDAQIASEVLGIALTARPHGRKEKVPLAGVPYRSIDSYMDRLVKAGYKVALCEQMEDASQARGIVRREVVEVVTPGTIVRPSLLEEKKNNYLISLCKPEERFGIAVCDPSTGEFSATEVNDGTLLEELTRISPSELLIPESLDDSRFSQICPVTRRDDYLFSLGSARERVLSHFKVAGLEGLGLDGRPAAVCAAGANLAYLEETQKRALPQIRTIRAYAVSDYMILDRATVRNLELTEKIHAGEKEGTLLGLLDMTRTPMGGRLLRRYLLSPLMNVEKIERRQDGVEELADKSMIRQELRRLLSKLTDVERLNARVSCERASPRDLLALADSLEVVPNVRKAMADTVSPIIQEAASNLGDTSGIATTIKCALVDDPPISLKDGGIIRQGYDSNLDELKDISRGGKKWIAQLQTKERERTGIASLKVGFNNVFGYYIEVTKPNLSLVPQDYTRKQTLANAERFITPELKEYESKILGAEERSRAMEYDIFVTLRRKVAEHSAKIMHAATSLARLDVLSSLAEVAVLRSYVRPSVGEWDEIEIVEGRHPVVEYLHSGFVPNDISLGNAASQIIIVTGPNMAGKSTFIRQIAEIVILAQVGSFVPAKSARIGVVDRIFTRVGASDDLSRGVSTFLAEMNETALILNSATNKSLIILDEIGRGTSTFDGLSIAWAVVEYLHENPKISAKTLFATHYHELTELERMLPRVRNLNVAVLERGDDVVFLRKVVPGAADKSYGIHVARLAGIPMEVVQRAKEVLSNLESDELTPSNLPRIGRGKRAPRVESRDQLSLFGSKAHPILKELRELNMNELTPLEALNILAELKKKHETNCKL; encoded by the coding sequence ATGTCCAAGCTTACACCCCTTCTAGAGCAGTACCACAGGATAAAAGGAGACCACAAGGACACCATCCTTTTGTTCAGGATGGGCGATTTCTATGAGACCTTTTATGAAGATGCTCAGATAGCTTCTGAAGTGCTGGGCATTGCCCTCACCGCTAGGCCTCATGGGAGAAAAGAGAAAGTGCCCCTCGCCGGTGTGCCATACAGGTCGATCGACTCCTACATGGATAGACTGGTGAAAGCAGGCTACAAGGTTGCCTTATGTGAGCAGATGGAGGATGCCAGCCAGGCCCGAGGAATCGTCCGCAGGGAGGTCGTTGAGGTGGTTACACCGGGAACGATTGTCAGACCTTCGCTGCTGGAGGAGAAGAAGAACAACTACCTCATTTCTCTGTGCAAGCCTGAGGAGCGCTTTGGAATTGCAGTTTGTGATCCATCCACCGGAGAGTTCTCGGCCACGGAGGTGAACGACGGAACTCTTCTGGAAGAGCTTACGAGAATATCACCTTCAGAGTTATTGATTCCTGAAAGTCTCGATGATTCGAGATTCTCGCAGATCTGCCCTGTTACCAGGAGGGATGACTATCTTTTCTCGCTGGGCTCTGCCAGAGAAAGGGTGCTGTCTCACTTCAAGGTTGCGGGGCTGGAGGGGCTAGGGCTGGATGGAAGACCTGCTGCAGTCTGTGCCGCGGGCGCAAATCTGGCCTATCTTGAGGAGACACAGAAAAGGGCCCTTCCCCAGATCCGAACCATAAGAGCCTATGCAGTCTCAGATTACATGATTCTTGACAGGGCAACCGTGAGAAATCTCGAATTGACTGAGAAGATTCATGCAGGCGAGAAAGAAGGTACACTGCTTGGCCTGCTTGACATGACGAGAACGCCAATGGGGGGGAGGCTCTTGAGAAGATACTTGCTTTCTCCCTTGATGAACGTGGAAAAGATAGAGAGAAGGCAGGACGGTGTGGAAGAGCTGGCGGATAAGTCTATGATCAGGCAAGAGCTGAGAAGGCTTCTTAGCAAGCTGACTGACGTGGAAAGATTGAACGCCAGAGTATCCTGCGAGAGAGCTAGCCCCCGCGACCTGCTCGCTCTCGCCGACTCGCTTGAGGTAGTCCCGAACGTGAGGAAGGCGATGGCCGACACCGTGTCTCCAATTATCCAGGAAGCAGCATCGAACCTTGGCGACACCTCAGGCATTGCCACAACTATCAAGTGCGCTCTGGTGGATGATCCCCCGATCTCACTAAAGGATGGAGGGATAATCAGACAGGGTTACGATTCAAATCTGGATGAATTGAAGGATATATCCAGAGGCGGCAAGAAGTGGATTGCCCAACTTCAGACGAAAGAGAGGGAGAGAACAGGCATTGCTTCCCTTAAGGTGGGTTTCAACAACGTCTTTGGATACTACATCGAAGTTACCAAGCCTAACCTTTCTCTTGTTCCACAAGATTACACAAGAAAGCAGACTCTGGCCAATGCTGAGAGATTCATTACCCCTGAGCTCAAGGAGTACGAATCGAAAATCTTGGGAGCCGAGGAGAGGTCCAGGGCTATGGAGTACGACATCTTCGTAACCCTGAGAAGAAAAGTGGCAGAGCACTCAGCCAAGATTATGCACGCGGCCACTAGCCTTGCACGTCTCGATGTACTCTCTTCACTGGCCGAGGTTGCCGTTCTCCGGAGTTACGTTAGACCTTCAGTGGGTGAGTGGGATGAGATTGAGATTGTTGAGGGGCGGCATCCGGTTGTGGAATATCTTCATTCTGGTTTTGTACCCAATGATATAAGCTTGGGAAATGCGGCCTCGCAGATAATTATAGTGACAGGACCTAACATGGCGGGCAAATCAACCTTTATCAGACAGATAGCAGAGATAGTAATACTCGCCCAGGTTGGTTCATTTGTGCCTGCCAAGAGTGCGAGAATAGGTGTGGTGGACAGGATTTTCACCAGGGTAGGCGCATCCGATGACCTTTCCAGAGGTGTCTCGACATTTCTGGCTGAGATGAATGAAACTGCTCTCATACTCAACAGTGCCACCAACAAGAGTCTCATCATTCTGGATGAGATAGGAAGAGGGACTTCGACCTTTGATGGCCTTTCAATAGCGTGGGCGGTAGTCGAATACCTGCATGAGAATCCGAAAATATCTGCCAAGACTCTTTTTGCCACTCACTATCACGAGTTGACTGAACTGGAGAGGATGCTTCCCAGAGTCAGAAACCTCAATGTTGCTGTTCTTGAGAGGGGCGACGATGTCGTATTCCTGAGGAAGGTTGTCCCTGGTGCTGCTGACAAGTCCTACGGTATCCATGTTGCGAGGCTTGCTGGAATCCCAATGGAGGTTGTTCAAAGGGCGAAGGAAGTCCTGTCCAACCTCGAGTCTGATGAGCTAACGCCTTCCAATCTTCCCAGGATAGGGAGAGGGAAGAGAGCTCCCAGGGTGGAGAGTAGAGATCAGCTCAGTCTCTTTGGGTCCAAGGCCCATCCCATCCTGAAGGAGTTGAGAGAACTGAACATGAATGAGTTAACTCCCCTTGAAGCCCTCAATATCCTCGCTGAACTGAAGAAGAAACATGAAACAAACTGTAAGCTATGA